Proteins from a genomic interval of Papaver somniferum cultivar HN1 chromosome 4, ASM357369v1, whole genome shotgun sequence:
- the LOC113276639 gene encoding PHD finger protein ALFIN-LIKE 3-like isoform X1, with product MGGGGRNPTTIKEIFSDFKGRRAGILKALTIDVEEFYWQCDPKKENLCLYGFPNEKWEVNLPSEEVPPEIPEPVLGINFARDGMKEKDWLALVAVHSDSWLHALASFFSSKFGLQKNDRKRLLNMMVELPTVFEVVTEAAKKQKVKKKYSISKHNSNKSKTTSKVRVPETQAKRSRMSSEEDEEDLEEDSEDEDRSTLCGACGEHGEDEFWICCDKCEKWFHGKCMKITPARAEYIKQYKCPACSNKRAISRVSDTQVKFSKAMSPIEDEEGLEEEDENVDGRTLCGEDENVDGRTLCGACGEKPDLDLREFWICCDICETWFHGKCMEITPARAKHIKQFKCPACTNKRARH from the exons CTTACTATTG ATGTTGAAGAATTTTACTGGCAGTGTGatccaaaaaaggaaaatttgtgtttatatgGGTTTCCTAATGAGAAATGGGAGGTTAATTTACCATCTGAAGAAGTTCCACCAGAGATTCCAGAACCTGTATTGGGTATTAACTTCGCTAGGGATGGTATGAAAGAAAAAGACTGGTTGGCTTTAGTTGCTGTTCACAGTGATTCATGGTTACATGCTCTTGCTTcctttttcagttccaaatttgGACTCCAAAAAAATGACAG GAAGCGTCTACTTAATATGATGGTTGAACTCCCGACAGTGTTTGAAGTTGTTACTGAAGCTGCAAAGAAACAAAAAGTAAAGAAGAAGTACTCAATTTCGAAGCACAACAGCAACAAATCCAAGACAACGTCCAAAGTG CGAGTTCCCGAAACTCAGGCCAAGCGTTCCAGGATGTCTTCAGAGGAAGACGAAGAGGATTTAGAGGAGGACAGCGAGGATGAGGACAGGAGTACTTTGTGCGGGGCATGTGGTGAACATGGTGAAGATGAGTTTTGGATCTGTTGTGACAAATGTGAGAAATGGTTCCACGGGAAATGTATGAAGATAACCCCAGCTAGGGCTGAATATATCAAGCAGTACAAGTGTCCAGCTTGCTCCAACAAAAGAGCAATTTCGCGAGTATCCGATACCCAGGTAAAGTTCTCCAAAGCGATGTctccaattgaagatgaagagggTCTAGAGGAGGAAGACGAGAATGTGGATGGGCGTACTTTGTGCGGGGAAGACGAGAACGTGGATGGGCGTACTTTGTGCGGGGCATGTGGTGAGAAGCCGGACTTGGATTTGCGTGAGTTCTGGATTTGCTGTGACATTTGTGAGACATGGTTCCATGGAAAGTGTATGGAGATAACCCCTGCTAGAGCTAAACATATCAAGCAATTCAAATGTCCAGCTTGCACCAACAAGAGAGCACGCCATTGA
- the LOC113276639 gene encoding PHD finger protein ALFIN-LIKE 4-like isoform X2, whose product MGGGGRNPTTIKEIFSDFKGRRAGILKALTIDVEEFYWQCDPKKENLCLYGFPNEKWEVNLPSEEVPPEIPEPVLGINFARDGMKEKDWLALVAVHSDSWLHALASFFSSKFGLQKNDRKRLLNMMVELPTVFEVVTEAAKKQKVKKKYSISKHNSNKSKTTSKVAKRSRMSSEEDEEDLEEDSEDEDRSTLCGACGEHGEDEFWICCDKCEKWFHGKCMKITPARAEYIKQYKCPACSNKRAISRVSDTQVKFSKAMSPIEDEEGLEEEDENVDGRTLCGEDENVDGRTLCGACGEKPDLDLREFWICCDICETWFHGKCMEITPARAKHIKQFKCPACTNKRARH is encoded by the exons CTTACTATTG ATGTTGAAGAATTTTACTGGCAGTGTGatccaaaaaaggaaaatttgtgtttatatgGGTTTCCTAATGAGAAATGGGAGGTTAATTTACCATCTGAAGAAGTTCCACCAGAGATTCCAGAACCTGTATTGGGTATTAACTTCGCTAGGGATGGTATGAAAGAAAAAGACTGGTTGGCTTTAGTTGCTGTTCACAGTGATTCATGGTTACATGCTCTTGCTTcctttttcagttccaaatttgGACTCCAAAAAAATGACAG GAAGCGTCTACTTAATATGATGGTTGAACTCCCGACAGTGTTTGAAGTTGTTACTGAAGCTGCAAAGAAACAAAAAGTAAAGAAGAAGTACTCAATTTCGAAGCACAACAGCAACAAATCCAAGACAACGTCCAAAGTG GCCAAGCGTTCCAGGATGTCTTCAGAGGAAGACGAAGAGGATTTAGAGGAGGACAGCGAGGATGAGGACAGGAGTACTTTGTGCGGGGCATGTGGTGAACATGGTGAAGATGAGTTTTGGATCTGTTGTGACAAATGTGAGAAATGGTTCCACGGGAAATGTATGAAGATAACCCCAGCTAGGGCTGAATATATCAAGCAGTACAAGTGTCCAGCTTGCTCCAACAAAAGAGCAATTTCGCGAGTATCCGATACCCAGGTAAAGTTCTCCAAAGCGATGTctccaattgaagatgaagagggTCTAGAGGAGGAAGACGAGAATGTGGATGGGCGTACTTTGTGCGGGGAAGACGAGAACGTGGATGGGCGTACTTTGTGCGGGGCATGTGGTGAGAAGCCGGACTTGGATTTGCGTGAGTTCTGGATTTGCTGTGACATTTGTGAGACATGGTTCCATGGAAAGTGTATGGAGATAACCCCTGCTAGAGCTAAACATATCAAGCAATTCAAATGTCCAGCTTGCACCAACAAGAGAGCACGCCATTGA
- the LOC113276641 gene encoding 50S ribosomal protein L27, chloroplastic-like, with product MAATAMSVNLVGAFRGLSLSSSSSSSCSFFRGDFDSIYTTTNGNKLCISYPLFQNPSIPLTIESAHKKGAGSTKNGRDSKGQRLGVKIYGDQVAKPGAIIIRQRGTKVHPGKNVGLGKDHTIFSLIDGLVKFEKYGPDRKQVSVYPRVPVPENPDSYKVRKREAFRMQRERRKARKEGIVLKPQLILASVEEEGSESNSLC from the exons atggcagcaacagcaATGAGTGTAAACCTGGTTGGTGCATTCAGAGGACTCtcactatcatcatcatcttcatcttcgtgtAGTTTCTTTAGAGGAGATTTTGATTCAATTTACACCACTACTAACGGGAACAAGTTATGTATATCATATCCTTTGTTTCAAAACCCTTCAATTCCACTGACAATCGAGTCTGCGCATAAGAAAGGAGCTGGTAGTACTAAGAATGGTCGTGACTCTAAAGGTCAAAGACTTGGTGTTAAGATTTATGGTGATCAAGTTGCTAAACCTGGTGCTATTATCATTCGGCAACGCGGTACCAAG GTCCATCCAGGGAAGAATGTTGGACTAGGCAAGGACCATACCATCTTCTCTTTAATTGATGGATTAGTGAAATTTGAAAAGTACGGACCAGACAGGAAACAG GTAAGTGTTTACCCACGTGTGCCAGTGCCTGAGAACCCTGACAGTTACAAAGTACGGAAGAGAGAGGCCTTCAGGATGCAACGTGAGCGCCGTAAAGCTAGAAAAGAAGGAATTGTGTTGAAGCCTCAATTGATCTTAGCTTCAGTAGAGGAAGAAGGCTCTGAAAGTAACTCACTTTGTTAA